The following DNA comes from Photobacterium sp. DA100.
GTTGAAGCATCCTGCTTTCAAACAGGGCGAGTAATCATAGCTGGAGTTACTTTTGGGCATTACCCTCGTTCACCTATTAGCGAAGACACCAGGTTCAAAATTAGCATTTTGGGGCTTGTTATCATTTTTTGTATTTTGCTGGCTATAGGAATTTACAACACAAGTGCATCTTAATCATGGGTATTCTGAAAGATGACTTAGGCAAATCGGTTTTATTAATAAGATTGAAAATATGGAGAGATAAGTGGTAATAATTCGAGAAATGGACATCTCTGATTATCGAGATGTCCTCAACCTGTGGACTCAATCAGAAGGCATGACTCTCCGTGACGCAGATTCAGAGGAAAATATTACAGCGTACTTAAAACGTAATCAGGGGTTGAGCTTTGTTGCTTGCGATAATGATAAAATTGTCGGTGCTGTTCTTGTCGGGACCGATGGTCGAAGAGGCTATTTACAGCACCTTACCGTTTCACCGAGTCATCAATCTCAAGGCATAGGACGTCAATTAGTTGAGAATGTTGTGTCTGCTTTGAGTTGTATCGGAATATCGAAAACCCATCTGTTTGTTCATAGTGGCAATGTAAATGCACAACAGTTTTATCTAAATATGGGGTGGCTTCCCCGAGATGAAGTTAGAATGTTTTCGTTCAATTCATCTAAAAATCTAGATGTCTAGTTCGTTTTATAAAAAAACAATGTGTACTATCAATTTAGGGATTTGAAATGAGTAAATATGACGATGCAATAAAACTGATGGAAGAGCGTTGTGGTAATGGTAAAGAGGTAATTATGGCGCTCGCGACTATCTCACTATCGGGTAATGCTGTTGGCAGTCCAACGCCTGCGGTGCGAATGGTGTGTGCTTATTATGAAGACGGGGTGTTTTATGTGTCTACAGATGCGACAACAGATAAGATGAGGCAAATTGAGAAGAACAATGAGGTCTCTATAGGAGGGTTAGATTGGTATTCTCTTCAAGGTAAGGCAGAGAACTTAGGCTGGGTCAAAGACGAACACAACGCAGGAATAAGATCAAAGTTTAAGACGGTGTTTGATTGGTTCACTGAGCATGGTGATGAAGAAAACCCCAATTCAATTGTATTGCGCATCACACCGACAAGGGGGACAATTATTGACAACGAGAGAAAGTATGGTGAATTGAAGTACGAGATTGATTTCGTAAATAGAGTTGTGCACTAAATTGTTTGAGCATGTCAATTACAACCAATCTGGAAATATTAATTGTCGTATAAAAAAGCAACCTGTTGGTAAAGTAACAAAGTAATCCGTATCAAGTCATCTATCAGGACTGTTTATTCGAGGAGCAGTAAATGGAGTTATTGAATGCAGAAAAAGAGCATTATCAACAGATCGGACGTTTAGTTAACTCAGCCGAAGAGCTTTACACTATATGTCCAAGTGGTTCGTACCCTTGGGATGAGGAGCAGCTTTCAGAAATAGCAGAGACTAGGCTCAATTTAACCATATGTAGTGTAGAAGGTTGTGTGGCAGCCTTTGGCAACATTTACAATGTTGTACCGGGTGAAAGTGCGTTTATTGGCAATATTATCGTTGGTGATAACTACAAAGGACAAGG
Coding sequences within:
- a CDS encoding GNAT family N-acetyltransferase translates to MELLNAEKEHYQQIGRLVNSAEELYTICPSGSYPWDEEQLSEIAETRLNLTICSVEGCVAAFGNIYNVVPGESAFIGNIIVGDNYKGQGIGKKLIQYLSELCEESYDAIPHISVFGFNTRALLLYTRLGFVPYAIEERTSPNGETVALIHMHLDS
- a CDS encoding GNAT family N-acetyltransferase, with amino-acid sequence MVIIREMDISDYRDVLNLWTQSEGMTLRDADSEENITAYLKRNQGLSFVACDNDKIVGAVLVGTDGRRGYLQHLTVSPSHQSQGIGRQLVENVVSALSCIGISKTHLFVHSGNVNAQQFYLNMGWLPRDEVRMFSFNSSKNLDV
- a CDS encoding pyridoxamine 5'-phosphate oxidase family protein; translation: MSKYDDAIKLMEERCGNGKEVIMALATISLSGNAVGSPTPAVRMVCAYYEDGVFYVSTDATTDKMRQIEKNNEVSIGGLDWYSLQGKAENLGWVKDEHNAGIRSKFKTVFDWFTEHGDEENPNSIVLRITPTRGTIIDNERKYGELKYEIDFVNRVVH